In Syntrophus gentianae, a single window of DNA contains:
- a CDS encoding ABC transporter ATP-binding protein: protein MSDTVICTENLGKKYIIGHQVKNGPYLSLRDVLMQNLRTFWNRTKDLAKGNPVIQGDTMEEVWALRDVSFKIRCGEAVGVIGRNGAGKSTLLKILSRIIEPSAGRATIDGRVASLLEVGTGFHPELTGRENIYLNGTILGMTRREIRRKFDEIVAFAEVEKYLDTPVKRYSSGMYVRLAFAVAAHLEPEILVVDEVLAVGDAAFQKKCLGKMGEVAHEGRTVLFVSHQLDMIRALCDRCILLKNGHVVCDAKPETVIENYSHDFDIRSKSFFEIEEDPELPIQIVKGSIINRNGIVQNEFDMFEQVIIQLEYVVHKRIQGGIVNFELKRNDSTVFFSFDTDNHPELLDHREIGIYTCEIAIPYPLLKPGKYVITPGTGVANIHKIQHLADALGFVVVLHSRSSSFLSFADKRPGSVAMLLNWYK, encoded by the coding sequence ATGTCCGACACTGTCATTTGCACCGAAAACCTTGGGAAAAAATACATCATCGGCCACCAGGTGAAAAACGGTCCTTACCTGTCTCTGCGCGATGTATTGATGCAGAATCTGCGGACCTTTTGGAACAGGACAAAGGATCTCGCAAAGGGGAATCCCGTCATCCAGGGCGATACCATGGAAGAGGTATGGGCGCTCAGGGATGTGAGTTTCAAGATCCGGTGCGGGGAAGCGGTGGGCGTCATCGGCCGCAATGGCGCCGGGAAAAGCACCCTGTTAAAGATTCTGAGCCGCATTATCGAACCTTCAGCTGGCCGTGCAACGATTGATGGCCGTGTAGCCAGCCTGCTGGAAGTGGGTACCGGCTTTCACCCCGAGCTCACGGGGCGGGAGAATATCTATCTGAACGGGACCATTCTCGGTATGACCCGGAGGGAGATCCGGCGCAAGTTCGATGAAATCGTAGCCTTCGCTGAAGTGGAGAAGTACCTGGACACCCCGGTTAAGCGATACTCCAGCGGCATGTACGTTCGCCTGGCTTTTGCCGTGGCAGCCCACCTGGAGCCTGAAATTCTGGTGGTGGATGAGGTGCTGGCGGTTGGGGATGCCGCATTTCAAAAGAAATGCCTGGGGAAAATGGGGGAGGTTGCCCATGAAGGACGAACGGTTTTATTCGTGAGCCACCAGCTCGATATGATTCGTGCCCTTTGCGACCGGTGCATTCTGTTGAAAAACGGGCATGTCGTATGCGATGCAAAGCCGGAAACTGTTATCGAAAATTATTCTCATGATTTTGATATAAGGAGTAAATCCTTTTTTGAAATTGAGGAAGACCCGGAATTACCGATCCAGATTGTCAAAGGAAGCATTATCAACAGGAATGGCATCGTTCAGAACGAATTTGACATGTTTGAGCAGGTCATCATTCAACTCGAATACGTTGTCCATAAACGGATTCAAGGCGGCATCGTGAATTTTGAGCTCAAACGGAATGATTCCACCGTCTTCTTTTCTTTTGATACGGACAATCATCCTGAGTTACTGGATCATCGAGAGATTGGAATTTATACCTGCGAGATCGCTATTCCCTATCCTCTTTTAAAACCAGGCAAATACGTAATAACACCGGGAACAGGTGTCGCCAACATTCATAAGATTCAGCACTTAGCTGATGCTCTCGGATTTGTGGTCGTTCTCCACTCGAGGTCTTCTTCGTTTTTAAGTTTTGCAGATAAGCGCCCGGGCAGCGTCGCCATGCTTCTGAATTGGTATAAATAA
- a CDS encoding ABC transporter permease, translating to MSQIIIEAGHTEKNYWADLWHYRELFLVLAWRDISVRYKQTLIGILWAIIRPLLTMIVFTVIFGQIAKLPSDGNAPYAIMVFAAMLPWSLFSNSLTDASNSLIGNTNLISKVYFPRLIIPVATLVTAFADFLISFVILLGIMVYYQWAPDWHILLLPFFIFMTLLASLGPALWITALNVKYRDFRYIIPFVVQFGLYVSPVGFSSRVIPEQWRLLYSLNPLVGVIDGFRWCILGGDSLLYIPSLLISLTIILFFLWLGISRFRKTENTFADLI from the coding sequence ATGAGCCAAATTATTATTGAGGCGGGTCATACCGAGAAAAACTACTGGGCTGATCTCTGGCACTACCGGGAGCTTTTTCTTGTTCTTGCATGGCGCGATATTTCCGTGCGCTACAAACAGACTCTCATCGGGATTCTCTGGGCAATCATTCGGCCACTGCTCACGATGATCGTCTTTACCGTGATTTTCGGTCAAATTGCCAAATTGCCCAGTGACGGCAACGCACCTTACGCCATCATGGTCTTTGCCGCCATGCTTCCCTGGTCTCTCTTTTCAAATTCACTGACCGACGCCTCAAACAGCCTGATCGGCAACACAAACCTGATCAGCAAGGTGTACTTCCCCAGGCTGATTATTCCTGTGGCAACTCTGGTAACCGCTTTCGCCGATTTCCTCATCAGCTTTGTCATCCTGCTCGGGATCATGGTTTATTACCAGTGGGCACCGGACTGGCATATCCTCCTGCTGCCCTTTTTCATTTTCATGACTTTACTGGCCAGTCTGGGCCCCGCCCTGTGGATTACGGCACTCAACGTGAAATATCGCGATTTTCGCTACATCATACCCTTTGTAGTCCAGTTCGGGCTCTATGTCTCCCCGGTGGGATTCAGCAGTCGAGTTATTCCGGAACAATGGCGACTACTTTACAGTCTCAATCCCCTGGTGGGGGTCATAGACGGCTTCCGCTGGTGCATCCTGGGCGGTGACAGCCTATTGTATATTCCCAGCCTCCTGATCAGCCTCACGATCATCCTCTTTTTTCTCTGGCTCGGTATCTCTCGTTTTCGTAAGACGGAAAACACTTTTGCCGATCTGATTTAG
- a CDS encoding class I SAM-dependent DNA methyltransferase, with amino-acid sequence MMVNIPFQKDYAEAYDFLYQDKNYESECDLIEEIFRKFASAKIRTILDLGCGTGSHAIPLAQRGYRVTGVDLAEDMLQQARLKAHSLPTGQLAFLLEDLRRLSLPDQYDAVLMMFAVLGYSTTNEDILAALNSVSRHLKPGGLFICDVWYGPAVLRQRPEAKEKTIRTGQSEIIRNASGTLDIFRHLCEVRYRLRHLQDGQVLQEAEERHIMRYFFPQELAFFIRQAAMEQIHISSFEDLARSPAEDTWNVLVAARRL; translated from the coding sequence ATGATGGTCAACATCCCTTTTCAAAAAGACTATGCGGAAGCTTATGATTTCCTGTATCAGGATAAGAATTATGAGTCCGAATGCGATCTGATAGAGGAGATCTTCAGAAAATTCGCATCGGCCAAGATCCGCACAATCCTCGATCTCGGCTGCGGGACGGGCAGTCATGCAATCCCACTGGCCCAAAGGGGATACCGGGTCACGGGTGTGGATCTCGCCGAGGACATGCTGCAACAAGCCCGGTTAAAGGCTCATTCCCTGCCAACAGGACAACTTGCCTTTCTACTGGAGGACCTGCGCCGCCTCTCGCTTCCGGATCAATATGACGCCGTCCTGATGATGTTCGCCGTGCTGGGTTATTCGACGACCAATGAGGATATCCTGGCTGCATTGAACTCGGTCAGCCGTCATCTCAAGCCGGGTGGCCTTTTTATCTGTGATGTCTGGTACGGCCCGGCCGTTTTACGGCAGAGACCGGAGGCAAAGGAAAAAACGATCCGGACGGGGCAAAGTGAGATCATTCGGAACGCATCGGGAACCCTGGATATCTTTCGGCATCTCTGCGAAGTCCGCTATCGCCTGCGGCATCTGCAAGACGGACAGGTTCTTCAAGAGGCAGAGGAAAGGCACATCATGCGTTACTTCTTCCCCCAGGAACTGGCTTTTTTCATCCGTCAGGCGGCAATGGAGCAAATCCACATCAGCAGCTTTGAAGACTTAGCCCGGTCGCCGGCCGAAGATACCTGGAATGTTCTTGTGGCAGCAAGAAGATTGTGA